The following DNA comes from Alnus glutinosa chromosome 6, dhAlnGlut1.1, whole genome shotgun sequence.
TCTCGTACATATTAAgcaatgagtaatgctacacatcatccccttgtcctccttttgtcctcccaaaattgatgtggctcttaaaatcaccattggatcaaaatccaatagtcatatatcaaaaattcaatggtgattttaaaagccacatcaattttaggaggataaaaagaggacaagaggatgatatgtagcattactcttaagcAATTGGTGCATGTTACACCATTCCTCAAAGTTTGAACGACAGAAACTAATACTGTCATCAACAAACAACAAGTGGCTAATCTTTACACCCCCCACTGCCATCGGAACACCAGTAATCCTCCCTACACTCTCTGTCGAACTCAACAAGGCACTCAACCCTTCAGcacaaagaaggaaaagataagGGGACAAAGGGTCCCCTTGCCTTAAACCTCTAGAAGGCTGAATAAGACCTATTGGAGCTCCATTCACCATGATAGAATAGGAAGTTGTTCTCACACATGTCATGATCCTGGAAATCCATTGATCTGCAAAGCCTAACTTCCTCATGATTGCTTCAAAGAAAGGTCATTCTACTCTATCGTAGGCTTTGCTCACATTGAGCTTGACTGCCATGTATCCCTTTCAACCATTCATCCTAGTCTTCATGGTGTGGAGAACTTCATATGCCACCAGGATGTTGTCAATGATTAATCTACCTGGTAAGAAAGCACTTTGGTGTTGAGAGATCACCTCGAGGAGGACCTGTTTAGACCTATTTGCCAATACTTTGGCTATAAGTTTATATAAGACATTACATAGGCTTATTGGCTAGAAGTCACCAATTGATGAGGAGTTAGACTTTTTTAGAATTAAACAAGGTAAGTGTAGTTTATAGAAGGATCAAAAATCCCAAAATTGAGGAAATTGAGAACTGCCTTCCTAACCTCTTCACCAACAACGCTCCAATTGTTTTGGTAGAAACAAACCCCATACCTGTCAGGTCCAGGAGCTTTCAGAGCTTGCATTTGACTAAGAGCAGCATCCACTTCTTATGGGAAATAATTCCTAAGCAGGATTTGATTCGTATCAAGAGAGACCTTGGTAGGGACGGTAGAGATGCATGGACTCATGTCCACTAAACCTGAGGAAGTTGGAAAAACCGGGTGAAAGCCTGACCAACATCCTCTGGATCGGACCAAGTGTGCCCTTCCTCATTAGTGATTCTATCAATCAAATTATTCCTTCTTCGTTGGGGTGCCCACGCATGGAAGAAGTGTATGTTTCGGTCTCCCTCCTGAAACCAGGAACGTTTGGCCCTTTGTCTCCATTTTATCTCCTCCATTTCGAGTAGACGATCTATCTCTCCTTGGAGTTATTTGATTTGTTCCTTATTCCCTGCATTTTCCCCCTGTTGCAATCTCTCAAGGAACTTTGTTAGACTGTTCAAAGTTCGCCTGACAATGCCTAATTTTTGCCTACTCCAACCCGAAAGGGTTGTTTTACATTTCTCCAACTTCATAGATGCTTTTGTCAATGTGTTAGCAATCTCTCCATTACCCACCCAGGTAGCTTGAATGACCTCCGCACACTCTACATCGACATCCCAACTAACCTCATACTAAAACAAATTTGGAGCACGACCAACCGCATGGCCATCATTCATTCTAACCCAAAGGGGCTTGTGGTCCGAGCTTCTGGCAGGTAGGACCTCAACCATCATGTTGGGGAAGGAATGACACCAGCCATCAGTAGCCAAGGCTCTGTCAAGGCGTTCCTTGATGAATTCTCCCTCCTCCTGTTGATTACACCATGTAAACTTTGACCCATTATAACCTAAGTCCTCTAGTTGGCATCATTGCGGTGTATCCCGGAACCTCTCCATTTGCACTTCAGACCTCATATTCCCCCCAACTTTCTCAGAGAGGTCAACAATCTCGTTGAAATTGCCGATACATTGTCATTTGTGCGGGAGATATTGGCTTAGATGGGTGAGAAGTTGCCATGATTCTTCTCTCAATGCCCAATTTGGGTTACCATAGAACCCAATGAATCTCCAAGGGGTGTCAGACCCTAGCAGTAACATGGTGGCACTAATATGTCTAAGGGAGTAGTTCTGAATCAAAACTTCCCTATTGTTCTTCCACAATAGTGCAAGACCACCACTCTTCCCCACTGGCTCCACAATTAGTAGACCTTCATATCCCAGTTTAACCCTTATTCTTTCCATCTTCATGTTTCGAACCTTTGTTTCCATAAGAAACAACAGGTTGGGTCTTTTCTCATTCACCAAAAGGTGGAGGTCACGAACTGCACGAGGGTTCCCAAGCCCTCGGCAGTTCTAGCTGAGTAGACTCATTGGTGGCGGCGGGGCAGTCCAGCAGCCGCCGCCATGGAATCTGAATTAGCCTCAGGTTCCGGAACATGcctcctctctctcttattttgtGCCTGTGCAATCTGTTCCTCTTCTAGGTGGCTTCTTTTCTCAAGAAGCAACCTTAAAGTTGAGCTCACCACCAAGCTTTGGTTCCCCTTCCGTGCCAATTTCTTCCACTCACGAAGATCACCGCCCTTCTTCTGAGCCGAGGTGAGTTCCTGCTTTGAGAGGAGAAGAGACGACTTACTTTGTTTGGACGTCCCTTCTGGAAGGGTGGAAGTTCGATGTTGACTTGCATGACTCGCCGCATTTGTTTGGGCTTCCTGGGTCCCTTGCACTTGGTCCTTGTTAGGCCCAAAAACGTTTTTCAAAGGAGTTGGGCCCAACACTCCAGGACTGGTTTCCTTCATAACTGGTTCCTGCGCATTGTGCACCCTGATTTCTTCCAACGGCTCCAAGGGATCCTCTGTCCCAAAAAGGAAAGGATTTGTATGCTGCATCTTGGCCGTCAACTTGGGATCTCATTACGTTCATTCCTTTTATGAATATTTCCTTCATTAGGATATTGATGGGCAGGTCGGGATCCCGCATAATCCGGATATGTTTTTTCTTGTAAGAGGAATTTGAAaagtttcattttcctttttgtgcACCTTGAACCGGCTCCTGCTTCTCCATTTCCCTTTCGTCCGTCGTTGATGACCTGGTCGGGGAAGAAGTTCCGCCATCAAGGAATTCCGAAACTCTGGATGAATCATCTACCCTCAGCCATGATCCCCATGCTAAAACACCCTCCTTATGGTTCTGTTTCTTGGGAAGTACGGTTGGACAACCTGAAGGTTCATGGAGGATCTTATCGCATCTCAGACAGAAAGCCAACAGTTTCTCGTACTTGAAAGCCACCCAATTGGACTGCCCTGACATGAGAAGAGCCTGACCACATTCCAGTGGTTGATAAAGATTGATAAGAACCCTAATGCGCAGGCACCTTCCTGAGCCAATGTCATCCTCCACTACCGCCACCTCCTCCACATGTCCAAGAGAGGCCTCGATCTTGGACCGAACCCCCCTATTCATACAATTAAGTGGCATATCGTGCACCTGAACCCATATAGGAGAATGGGTGAAGGTCAGTTGTGATGGAGGAGTTTTGTCGTCATATTCGTTCACAATAAGAAGTGTCCAATCATAAGACCACGATCGGCCCTCCAGGACCCGGTTGCGGTCACCTTCTTCTGAGAATTCGAACAACCATAGGTTTTCCAGGATTAGTGTATTGTTTAGAAGCTTAGAATACAATCAAATTGAATATTTTTCCCAATTACTAAGTTTATTGTACTTGTTCATGATTCATTTTAATTTAGTGAAAGCATGAAATTTCTCTAaagaacaataataataataataataataataataataataataataataataataatatttttgtttatatttcttTAGGTATCGTTTGGTTTGCCGAATGAGTATTCTATTagaaaatgaaatagttattactaAGAATGAAAGAGTAtggaatggaatagttattctcatttcTTAGTTTGGTAATAAAGATATGTCCTAATTggaattgaattaaaattactaaaaaaactcatatgattttttttttctttttctttctaaagcttaaataataaataaactgtTTAATTGTTGTGGGTGGCCGCCACCCACAAAAGaacttgggggtggccgcaccacCCTTGGTGCCATTGGGCCTTGGCCACCCCTGATGAGCATCGAGTGGCCGCACTAATCGGCCAAATTCACCGGGGGTGGTGCGGCTACCCTAGATTCGGCCACCCACAGCAATTCaacattttaattaatttttttttaaagggttgaagagttaaaataaaaaataaaaaatggatttttttttttggaaaatattatcTATTCTtcaaggaatagttattcctctaattttttagaggaatcagtattcctcttcgtaagaaCATCTCTAGCAATAATAACCAAAGTAGCTATTGAAAAAGTGCaactctctattttagttattatttttctatactaTCTCCAACAAATTCTTTATTCTACTCTCtatttgcatttaaatattatttctcattttttattatatttttgccaatactcaatgaaagagaaaatattaaattgtcACATATTCTTTGAGCTACACTGTATGAGTGaagcaactaaaaacaacaATATATAGTTACAATAATGCAATTTAAAAAGGCAACAAAAGAGTTCCAGAATGCAATAATGTAATTTAGAAAGCAATAATGCATTTTAGTTACGATAATCTAATTTATTTCCGAATGAAAAGAAGTTTCATAATGCAATGAAAAGTGGGAGAAAGAGGGGGGGGATACGAGTGAATATCATATTGTTTTCGTTAAtgtttttctcaatattttatcaGTTATAAAATGAACATTATTCACTGTTTATTCTATAATGAAAATAGCCAATTTTCCTCATCCGCtagattggaaaaaaaaaaaaaaaaaaaaaaaaaaaaaaaaaaaaaacttgataatAGTCAAGTTTGGTAGGTCCCTACTAAATAAAAGAATACTTATTCCgtagaatagtcattccattccaatgGTTTatttcgcaaaccaaacgaggccttataTTGCTAAACgaaagtatgtatatatattgaaatcACAAGAACCCATTCGATataaatctaaaccaaatttaGTAATTTTTGTAGAAATTTATGagtaatataaaatagaaaataaaaggggaagcaaacacaaaagaaagagacaaagaATTTGGGGGTGCTTACTCTGATTCGAGAACCAACCCAAGTAAGCTCAGCCCACACGTGACACGTATGAGCTGGATTCATGTCACCGGATCTGATAACTGACCCAAGTGAGCTCACTTCATGTGGAGTCGGATTCGAGTTGCTAATCCAATGGCCGGCCCTAGTG
Coding sequences within:
- the LOC133871439 gene encoding uncharacterized protein LOC133871439, with the protein product MVDVPNCSSRKVTVGGGRKMAEDEEGDRNRVLEGRSWSYDWTLLIVNEYDDKTPPSQLTFTHSPIWVQVHDMPLNCMNRGVRSKIEASLGHVEEVAVVEDDIGSGRCLRIRVLINLYQPLECGQALLMSGQSNWVAFKYEKLLAFCLRCDKILHEPSGCPTVLPKKQNHKEGVLAWGSWLRVDDSSRVSEFLDGGTSSPTRSSTTDEREMEKQEPVQGAQKGK